The following proteins come from a genomic window of Shewanella halifaxensis HAW-EB4:
- a CDS encoding cation:proton antiporter family protein — MEPAILIITLACGMLVSRVGLPPLIGYLVAGFVLFLFGIEESSLPMLEQLANLGVTLLLFAIGLKLDLRSLFKAEVWAGSSLHLIGSMLFFIPLLKLLGILGLEQLTGLEIDQLALLAFALSFSSTIFAVKILEDKGDMQSLYGRVAIGILIMQDIFAVAFLTISKGDIPSYWALGLLLLPLAKPLIYKAFDRVGHGELLVLFGLVMALVMGAGLFELVGLKPDLGALVIGILLAGHPKSSELAKSLFYFKELFLVAFFLTVGLNGLPTFSDIGLAAILVLIVPIKVILFMYLLTHFKLRSRTALMSSFSLGNYSEFGLIVAAVATSKGWLPPQWMVILAVALSFSFLFAAPLNTASNRLYQKFQSRLKRLEKPPLHPEDRPIPVGNPRFLILGMGRIGSGAYDELRARYDGEILGIEHKQELVDFHIKEGRNVVQGDASDTDFWEKLDRAPNLELVLLTMPHHVGNQFAVEQLKLLDYQGKLSAIVKFKEDAQSLSESGVHSVYNLYEAAGAGLVEHLVKELLAPSGTAPDNPNAINHQNEAKIPADTDVIKHQTEAKTPADTDVSKQKKQADNTDTANVTKHQNEA, encoded by the coding sequence ATGGAACCCGCTATACTCATTATCACCTTAGCCTGCGGTATGTTAGTTAGCCGCGTGGGACTGCCCCCCTTAATTGGCTATCTTGTTGCGGGATTTGTGCTGTTTTTGTTCGGTATTGAAGAGTCCAGTTTGCCTATGCTGGAGCAACTTGCCAACCTAGGTGTCACGCTACTGCTCTTTGCCATTGGTCTTAAATTAGATCTGCGCAGCTTATTTAAAGCAGAGGTTTGGGCAGGCTCCAGCCTTCATTTAATCGGTTCAATGCTCTTTTTTATCCCACTGCTGAAACTGCTGGGTATATTAGGGCTTGAACAGCTCACTGGCCTAGAGATAGATCAGCTAGCGCTACTTGCCTTTGCATTGAGTTTTTCCAGTACGATTTTTGCGGTAAAAATACTGGAAGATAAAGGTGATATGCAGTCACTTTATGGCCGAGTCGCTATTGGTATCTTGATTATGCAAGATATCTTCGCCGTTGCTTTCTTAACTATCTCTAAGGGCGATATTCCCTCATATTGGGCACTAGGCTTACTGTTACTGCCGCTAGCAAAGCCTCTCATATATAAAGCCTTCGATCGCGTTGGCCACGGTGAACTGCTAGTGCTATTTGGCTTAGTGATGGCACTCGTGATGGGAGCGGGCCTATTTGAGCTCGTCGGTTTAAAGCCTGATCTTGGTGCGCTAGTCATAGGTATTTTACTGGCGGGGCACCCTAAATCATCAGAGCTGGCTAAATCACTGTTTTACTTTAAAGAGCTATTCTTAGTCGCCTTCTTCTTAACCGTTGGCCTCAATGGCTTACCCACCTTCTCCGATATCGGCTTAGCTGCGATTTTAGTACTAATAGTACCGATTAAAGTCATTCTATTTATGTACTTGTTAACTCACTTTAAGCTGCGTTCTCGTACCGCATTAATGAGCTCGTTTAGCTTAGGTAATTACAGCGAATTTGGCTTAATCGTTGCGGCAGTTGCGACCTCAAAAGGTTGGCTTCCACCACAATGGATGGTTATTCTCGCTGTTGCACTCAGCTTTAGCTTCCTGTTTGCCGCGCCGCTCAATACCGCATCTAATCGTTTATATCAGAAATTTCAAAGCAGACTCAAGCGACTAGAGAAACCCCCTCTGCACCCAGAAGATAGGCCTATACCTGTAGGCAACCCACGCTTTTTAATCTTAGGTATGGGCCGTATTGGTTCTGGTGCTTATGATGAGCTTAGAGCCCGTTATGATGGTGAGATTTTAGGTATTGAACATAAGCAAGAATTAGTGGATTTCCATATAAAGGAAGGCCGAAACGTGGTGCAAGGTGACGCCTCCGATACCGATTTTTGGGAAAAGCTCGATAGAGCCCCTAACCTCGAATTGGTGTTGCTGACCATGCCTCACCACGTGGGTAATCAATTTGCGGTTGAACAACTTAAGCTACTGGATTACCAAGGAAAGCTCAGCGCCATCGTTAAATTTAAAGAAGATGCTCAATCACTTAGCGAGTCAGGGGTGCATAGTGTCTATAACCTCTATGAGGCTGCAGGTGCAGGTTTGGTTGAACATTTAGTCAAAGAGTTGCTAGCCCCAAGTGGTACCGCACCAGATAACCCCAATGCAATTAACCATCAAAATGAAGCTAAAATTCCTGCAGACACTGATGTTATCAAGCATCAAACTGAAGCTAAAACTCCTGCAGATACTGATGTGAGCAAGCAGAAAAAACAAGCAGATAACACCGATACTGCAAATGTTACCAAGCATCAAAATGAAGCTTGA
- a CDS encoding protein-disulfide reductase DsbD produces MKRIINLFLASLLLLTPLAHADGIFSSNKFDFLKGEPELMPVDQAFVFDFKQQGDKVKISWVIADGYYMYRDKLKFEAADGAVLGEIALPQGKPHTDEYFGEQEVYYSYVEMPVAIKEASAGSKLYVTFMGCAEGTLCYPPTKKTAELTEVIANDGLLSDTDKALDASDATANESAKAPITQQDTLSAMLSGDSLIWTLVIFFGLGVGLALTPCVFPMYPILSGIIVGQGKKLSTAKAFSLSMVYVQGMAITYSLVGLIVASAGMKYQAALQHPAVLIVLAILFFVLSLSMFGLYDLKLPSKWQEKMNSFSNNQKGGNVIGVFVMGIISGLVASPCTTAPLSGALIYVAQTGDLLQGFLALYVLSMGMGLPLLIIGTSGGKLLPRAGRWMDIIKTFFGFLLIAVSIVMLGRIWPGFISDLLWSIWGITLVGYLMHQNKLTEFNWKQTTRSVLLMLTLLASFSYGMQAVMAKLGFSSHTAAIAGSEAQSHGFKRIKSLDDLNTEVAAASAEGKTVMLDLYADWCVACKEFEAITFKDPQVLERMNKMVILQADVTKNDDVDIELLEHYDVLGLPTLLMFDENGAIRDDLRVTGFMRPKAFAEHLDHLVN; encoded by the coding sequence ATGAAAAGAATCATAAACCTGTTTTTAGCCTCACTACTGCTGCTTACGCCACTGGCGCACGCTGACGGCATTTTCAGTAGTAATAAGTTTGACTTTTTAAAGGGTGAGCCAGAGCTCATGCCTGTCGACCAAGCATTCGTGTTCGACTTTAAACAGCAAGGCGATAAAGTAAAAATTAGCTGGGTCATTGCCGACGGCTACTATATGTACCGCGACAAACTTAAATTTGAAGCCGCTGATGGCGCCGTTTTAGGTGAAATAGCGCTACCTCAGGGCAAGCCTCATACTGATGAATACTTTGGCGAGCAAGAGGTTTACTACTCTTATGTAGAGATGCCAGTTGCGATTAAAGAAGCCAGTGCTGGCAGTAAATTATATGTCACCTTTATGGGCTGCGCCGAGGGCACACTCTGTTATCCGCCAACTAAGAAAACGGCCGAGTTAACGGAGGTCATCGCTAACGACGGCTTGCTTAGCGATACAGACAAAGCCTTAGACGCATCAGATGCCACAGCCAATGAAAGCGCAAAGGCACCAATTACCCAACAAGATACCCTAAGCGCTATGCTATCAGGCGACAGCCTTATCTGGACCTTAGTTATCTTCTTTGGTCTGGGTGTCGGCCTTGCGCTAACTCCTTGCGTGTTCCCTATGTATCCAATCCTATCAGGGATCATCGTCGGTCAAGGTAAGAAGCTTTCTACCGCAAAAGCCTTCAGCCTATCTATGGTTTATGTCCAAGGTATGGCTATCACCTACTCGCTAGTGGGTCTTATCGTTGCCTCTGCAGGCATGAAGTATCAAGCGGCGCTTCAGCACCCTGCAGTACTTATTGTGCTAGCGATACTCTTCTTTGTTTTGAGTTTATCTATGTTTGGTCTGTATGACCTGAAACTGCCTTCTAAGTGGCAGGAAAAGATGAATTCATTCTCTAACAACCAAAAAGGTGGCAATGTCATAGGCGTGTTCGTCATGGGCATTATCTCTGGCCTAGTAGCGTCACCTTGCACCACCGCGCCACTGTCAGGTGCGCTTATCTATGTGGCGCAAACGGGCGATCTACTCCAAGGCTTCTTAGCCCTTTACGTGCTCAGTATGGGTATGGGTCTTCCGCTACTGATTATTGGTACCTCTGGCGGTAAGCTGCTACCAAGAGCCGGTCGCTGGATGGACATCATCAAGACTTTCTTTGGCTTCCTACTCATCGCCGTATCAATTGTGATGTTAGGTCGAATTTGGCCAGGCTTTATCTCAGACTTACTTTGGTCAATCTGGGGAATTACATTAGTCGGTTATCTGATGCACCAGAACAAACTTACCGAGTTTAACTGGAAGCAGACCACTCGCTCGGTATTACTGATGTTAACGCTACTCGCTAGCTTCTCTTATGGTATGCAAGCGGTTATGGCTAAGCTGGGTTTTAGCTCTCATACTGCGGCAATCGCCGGTAGCGAAGCCCAAAGCCACGGTTTTAAGCGCATTAAGTCATTAGACGATCTAAATACTGAAGTTGCTGCAGCCAGCGCTGAAGGAAAGACTGTCATGCTAGATCTTTATGCTGATTGGTGCGTTGCTTGTAAGGAATTTGAGGCTATCACCTTTAAAGATCCGCAGGTGTTAGAGCGCATGAATAAGATGGTAATACTGCAAGCCGATGTCACCAAGAACGATGATGTCGATATCGAACTACTCGAACACTATGACGTGCTGGGCTTACCAACACTATTGATGTTCGATGAAAACGGTGCGATTCGTGACGATCTTCGTGTAACAGGCTTTATGCGACCAAAGGCCTTTGCCGAGCATTTAGATCACTTAGTTAACTAA
- the cutA gene encoding divalent-cation tolerance protein CutA, giving the protein MQNEFLLVITSCPSEEQAKILARELVKNKLAACVQISQGITSVYEWQGELCEEQEFSLQIKCLAQHYSAIEHTLSKLHPYDVPELIAVPVTQGLPAYFDWIKETTQP; this is encoded by the coding sequence ATGCAAAACGAATTTTTGTTAGTGATCACCAGCTGCCCCAGCGAGGAGCAAGCCAAAATTCTTGCTCGTGAGCTGGTTAAAAACAAGCTTGCTGCCTGCGTACAGATCTCTCAAGGGATCACCTCCGTATATGAGTGGCAAGGAGAGCTGTGTGAAGAACAGGAGTTCAGTTTGCAAATTAAATGCTTAGCGCAGCATTACAGTGCTATAGAGCACACACTCTCTAAGCTGCACCCCTATGATGTACCCGAGCTAATTGCAGTTCCTGTTACCCAAGGACTGCCAGCCTATTTTGATTGGATAAAAGAAACTACACAGCCATGA
- a CDS encoding FxsA family protein: MFFILLLIFVLVPVMELSVLIRVGEVLGSWTTVALVLFTAVVGVSLVRSQGISTLMQVQQKLARGEAPGQEIVEGMMLAVAGLLLLIPGFVTDFIGLLLLTPFMRIPVARFFYKRMQHKVQAKGGFQSGFGPGFGAGMGPQGKNPFEHPFENESGQSPFDQGNTFDGDFERKADPSDKRPESHQVKGSTFEGETVTRKTDKESDDKQLPKH, translated from the coding sequence GTGTTTTTTATTTTGTTATTAATTTTTGTTTTAGTTCCTGTGATGGAGCTATCAGTACTGATCCGCGTGGGTGAAGTGTTAGGCAGCTGGACAACGGTCGCATTGGTTCTTTTTACTGCCGTAGTCGGTGTGTCTTTGGTGCGCAGCCAAGGCATTAGCACCTTGATGCAAGTGCAGCAGAAGCTGGCTCGTGGCGAAGCACCAGGCCAAGAGATTGTTGAAGGAATGATGTTAGCGGTCGCAGGCTTACTGTTGCTTATTCCTGGTTTTGTAACCGACTTTATTGGTCTATTGCTACTCACACCGTTTATGCGTATTCCTGTTGCTAGGTTCTTCTATAAACGTATGCAGCATAAAGTGCAGGCAAAAGGTGGTTTCCAGTCAGGTTTTGGCCCAGGCTTTGGTGCTGGAATGGGGCCACAAGGAAAAAACCCATTTGAACATCCATTTGAAAATGAGAGTGGTCAGTCACCCTTTGATCAAGGTAATACTTTCGATGGTGACTTTGAACGTAAAGCCGACCCAAGTGATAAGCGCCCAGAGAGCCATCAAGTAAAGGGATCGACCTTTGAGGGCGAAACCGTTACCCGTAAAACGGATAAAGAGTCCGACGATAAACAACTGCCAAAGCACTAA
- a CDS encoding protein kinase domain-containing protein has protein sequence MQTPELQHFYISEEQSVYLLGAQDARKHRAWIRLCKQQLGKLGYQELELVGKGAYGFVFAGVNKSGQAHVFKFSRLTLPQHIQDRLEEEAFMLSQVIHPNVPPVIKFEHVGKQGILVMARAPGEDLERLCVRVGALPVAMVMNIARQLAAILQYLHHGRPLIHGDIKPSNLVYDINTQHLSLIDWGSAVFAQRDTQGNPVNGNVMDLMSSDQQHTNARMGDVYFIGEEQLNGALSSPRFDEQGVAATLYALASGQASRFGSKVIPATSIGLPIELARTLDGMLSDDPQQRKKAGDYFLKSMAHSHRMHLPEIDTTPLVAEIPVWNLPRDKEVETVSYSSRKSFLKEHNGDDPIAKMDDLQLEKYYRNFMAGMGDTEKGFIAAVGRLSQYAIVGGLAIHWRETGVFIDSNLAIYKAEQKHAITVAVNNMVTLARGIRRIGVFKACFFNARDTLHIERQDSTQPFVTGCDLQLPFEVGNVPSLEDKSRLHSYFEDGRDPEENLELPKEIMTELGWINQIHHTGCIIFEVLPNHMKIHSYLRLLNPRKQAAFRASLDRILAHVDKIQGKGVSGFMKLPYKNTRKFNLIERRADHFYPRNPKQLEHEQP, from the coding sequence TTGCAAACACCAGAACTCCAACACTTTTACATATCAGAAGAGCAATCTGTCTACCTGCTGGGTGCGCAAGATGCCCGTAAACATAGAGCTTGGATCCGCCTGTGTAAACAGCAGCTCGGTAAGTTAGGATATCAAGAGCTAGAGCTCGTCGGTAAAGGCGCTTATGGATTTGTGTTTGCAGGAGTCAATAAGTCTGGACAGGCTCATGTGTTTAAGTTCTCCCGCTTAACCTTACCGCAGCATATTCAAGATAGGCTTGAAGAGGAAGCCTTTATGCTTTCTCAGGTGATCCATCCTAATGTGCCACCGGTAATCAAGTTTGAACATGTAGGTAAGCAAGGGATCTTGGTGATGGCAAGGGCTCCAGGCGAAGACCTCGAACGGCTTTGTGTCAGAGTCGGCGCTCTGCCCGTTGCCATGGTGATGAATATTGCCCGCCAACTCGCAGCCATCTTACAATACCTGCATCACGGTAGACCGCTCATTCATGGTGATATTAAACCGTCAAACCTCGTCTATGACATTAACACCCAACACCTCTCCCTGATTGATTGGGGCTCGGCGGTATTTGCACAGCGAGACACCCAAGGTAACCCCGTTAATGGCAATGTGATGGACTTGATGTCGAGCGATCAACAACACACTAATGCCCGCATGGGGGATGTATATTTTATTGGTGAGGAACAACTTAATGGCGCCCTCTCTAGTCCAAGATTTGATGAACAAGGCGTTGCAGCCACCCTTTACGCTTTAGCATCGGGGCAAGCGAGCCGTTTCGGCAGTAAAGTAATCCCGGCTACCAGTATCGGCTTGCCAATCGAGCTAGCTCGAACCTTAGATGGCATGCTCAGCGATGACCCACAGCAACGCAAAAAAGCGGGCGATTACTTCTTAAAAAGTATGGCTCACAGCCACCGTATGCACCTGCCAGAAATTGACACCACACCGCTCGTTGCTGAAATTCCGGTTTGGAATCTTCCTAGAGATAAAGAGGTTGAGACCGTGAGCTACAGCTCGCGAAAATCATTTCTAAAAGAGCACAATGGTGACGATCCCATAGCCAAAATGGATGATCTACAGTTAGAAAAATACTACCGCAATTTTATGGCGGGAATGGGGGATACTGAAAAAGGTTTTATTGCAGCGGTTGGCCGCCTAAGCCAATATGCTATTGTTGGCGGACTGGCGATTCACTGGCGTGAAACCGGTGTGTTTATCGACTCTAACTTGGCTATTTATAAGGCTGAACAAAAACATGCTATTACGGTTGCCGTCAACAATATGGTGACGCTTGCTCGTGGTATTCGCCGCATTGGCGTATTTAAAGCCTGCTTCTTTAATGCTCGCGACACCTTGCACATCGAACGCCAAGACAGCACACAACCATTTGTGACTGGCTGCGATCTCCAGCTCCCCTTTGAGGTGGGTAATGTGCCATCGCTTGAAGATAAATCACGACTACATTCCTACTTTGAAGATGGCCGCGATCCAGAAGAGAACTTAGAGTTACCAAAAGAGATCATGACCGAGCTTGGCTGGATAAACCAGATCCATCATACCGGTTGTATCATTTTTGAAGTGCTGCCCAATCACATGAAGATCCACAGCTACTTGCGCTTACTTAACCCCAGAAAGCAGGCCGCTTTTCGTGCCAGCTTAGATAGGATCTTAGCCCATGTAGATAAGATCCAAGGCAAAGGGGTGTCAGGCTTTATGAAACTGCCTTATAAAAACACCCGTAAATTTAACCTGATAGAACGACGTGCCGACCACTTTTACCCTCGAAACCCTAAGCAATTAGAGCATGAACAACCATAG
- a CDS encoding thiopurine S-methyltransferase: MQPSFWHEKWDAQQIGFHLSAVNPLLVKYWQQLELDADSQVFVPLCGKSLDMCFLAEQGHDVLGCELNELAVQQFYRENALAFDVTKLAEHQRFHTEQVTIYQGDIFSLDVAEMPSTTAFYDRAALIAWPEEMRLAYARQLAKLIPANSVGLLITLDYPQAELNGPPFAVSDDWVQANLSQDFKIERLASEDVLRDNPRFVKKQVSWLTESVYRLIRKG; this comes from the coding sequence ATGCAGCCAAGTTTTTGGCATGAAAAATGGGATGCCCAGCAGATAGGCTTTCATTTGAGTGCGGTAAACCCCCTTCTTGTAAAATACTGGCAACAGCTTGAACTTGACGCCGATTCTCAGGTTTTTGTTCCCCTTTGTGGTAAGTCTTTAGATATGTGCTTTTTGGCTGAGCAAGGTCACGATGTTTTGGGTTGTGAGTTAAACGAGCTGGCTGTGCAGCAGTTTTATCGAGAAAACGCACTTGCCTTTGATGTCACTAAGCTTGCAGAGCATCAGCGTTTCCATACCGAGCAGGTGACCATCTATCAGGGGGATATCTTTAGCCTTGATGTTGCTGAGATGCCTAGTACGACAGCTTTTTATGATCGTGCGGCATTAATCGCCTGGCCCGAGGAGATGCGTTTAGCCTATGCGCGTCAGCTTGCTAAGCTCATTCCAGCTAATAGTGTGGGCTTATTGATCACCTTAGATTACCCCCAAGCCGAGTTAAATGGTCCGCCTTTTGCGGTATCTGATGATTGGGTTCAGGCCAACTTAAGCCAAGACTTTAAGATTGAACGTCTCGCGAGTGAAGATGTACTCAGAGATAACCCTCGTTTTGTTAAAAAGCAGGTTTCCTGGTTGACTGAATCGGTCTATAGGTTAATTCGAAAAGGCTGA
- a CDS encoding porin: MKKTLISASVASVLTLASFGALADGPGFYGRLDLAVTNSDTGATTQNGKSGTVFENNFSFVGVKGTESLTNNIDVVYQMEFQVENTTNSGETFKARNTYLGLKSQAGTVLVGRNDHVFKQSEGGVDIFGNTNADIDRLVAGQDRVADGIWYYSPKIAGLVTLNATYLMEDNYIDADDKDAVASYDAQYALSATIGDKKLKEQNYYVAAAYNTIKGIDAYRGVAQVKLGDFKVGGLFQNTESQTTDQEGNSYFVNVAYNLNGVNLKAEYGMDEGGFGKYYQNSVPKVDGSKVIGTDINVQVITVGADYKISKSTMVYGHYAMYEGDHKVAGNKFDLKDDNVFTVGLRYNF; encoded by the coding sequence ATGAAAAAGACACTAATCTCTGCATCAGTGGCATCAGTTTTAACCCTAGCTTCTTTCGGCGCGCTAGCCGATGGTCCTGGCTTTTACGGCCGTTTAGATCTAGCCGTAACAAACTCTGATACAGGTGCAACAACTCAAAACGGTAAATCAGGTACTGTTTTCGAAAACAACTTCTCTTTCGTTGGTGTTAAAGGCACTGAAAGCCTAACTAACAACATCGACGTTGTTTACCAGATGGAGTTCCAAGTTGAGAACACAACTAACTCTGGTGAAACTTTTAAAGCACGTAATACTTACCTAGGTCTTAAGTCTCAAGCAGGTACCGTACTTGTAGGTCGTAACGATCACGTATTCAAGCAGTCTGAAGGCGGCGTTGATATCTTTGGTAACACAAACGCCGATATCGACCGTCTAGTTGCTGGCCAAGACCGTGTTGCTGATGGTATCTGGTACTACTCACCAAAGATTGCTGGTCTAGTAACATTGAACGCGACTTACCTAATGGAAGACAACTACATCGATGCTGATGATAAAGATGCAGTTGCCTCTTATGACGCACAGTATGCACTAAGTGCAACTATCGGTGACAAGAAACTTAAAGAGCAGAACTACTACGTTGCAGCAGCTTATAACACTATCAAAGGTATCGATGCATACCGTGGTGTAGCTCAAGTTAAGTTAGGTGACTTCAAAGTAGGTGGTCTATTCCAGAACACTGAAAGCCAAACAACTGATCAAGAAGGTAACTCTTACTTCGTCAACGTTGCTTACAACCTAAACGGCGTTAACCTAAAAGCTGAATACGGCATGGACGAAGGCGGTTTCGGTAAGTACTACCAAAACTCTGTACCAAAAGTTGATGGCAGCAAAGTAATTGGTACTGATATCAACGTTCAAGTGATCACTGTCGGTGCTGACTACAAGATCTCTAAGTCAACTATGGTATATGGCCACTATGCTATGTACGAAGGCGACCATAAAGTTGCTGGTAACAAATTTGACCTAAAAGATGACAACGTATTCACCGTTGGTCTACGTTACAACTTCTAA
- a CDS encoding porin has product MKKTVLSATIISALAATSFTALADGPNFYGRADLAITNSDMGIATQNQKSGTVIENNFSWLGVKGTEAINSELEVVYQMEFGVNNFDNSGNTFSARNTFLGLKSATAGTILVGRNDTVFKASEGGFDIFGNTNSDIDLFAAGQSRNADGFTYYSPKIAGLVTLNATYLMDDNYAQEVDGKKVDTDNMYALSATIGDKGLKAQNYYVAAAYNDSIDNVKAYRGVAQVKLGQVILGGFYQNSEHVDSKYANLEGDTYFVNAAYVMGDLKLKAMYGSDDSGLGKYVSRYVGSVDGATLENVSDVDLQQFSVGADYRLSKNTLVYGHYTKYDGDIKLAGATQDLSDDIFTVGMRFDF; this is encoded by the coding sequence ATGAAAAAAACTGTTCTGTCTGCCACCATTATTTCAGCACTAGCCGCCACCTCTTTTACAGCACTAGCTGATGGCCCCAATTTCTATGGCCGTGCCGATCTTGCCATCACTAACTCTGACATGGGCATTGCAACGCAAAACCAAAAGTCAGGTACTGTTATTGAGAACAACTTCTCATGGTTGGGTGTGAAAGGTACTGAAGCGATCAACAGCGAGCTTGAAGTGGTTTATCAGATGGAGTTTGGTGTAAACAACTTCGATAACTCAGGCAACACTTTCTCTGCTCGTAACACCTTCCTAGGCCTTAAGTCTGCTACTGCAGGTACTATCCTAGTGGGTCGTAACGACACCGTATTTAAAGCTTCTGAAGGTGGTTTCGATATTTTCGGTAACACTAACTCAGATATCGACCTATTCGCTGCAGGTCAATCTCGTAACGCCGATGGTTTCACTTACTACTCGCCAAAAATTGCCGGCCTAGTGACATTAAATGCTACGTATTTAATGGACGATAACTATGCTCAAGAAGTTGACGGCAAGAAAGTTGACACCGACAACATGTATGCCCTAAGTGCAACGATTGGTGATAAGGGCTTAAAAGCCCAGAACTACTATGTTGCAGCTGCATATAACGACAGCATAGATAACGTTAAGGCTTACCGCGGCGTGGCTCAAGTTAAACTTGGCCAGGTTATTCTAGGTGGTTTCTACCAAAACAGTGAGCACGTTGACAGCAAGTACGCCAACCTTGAAGGTGACACTTACTTCGTAAACGCTGCATACGTTATGGGTGACCTAAAGCTTAAAGCTATGTACGGTAGTGACGACTCTGGCTTAGGTAAGTATGTTAGCCGCTATGTCGGTAGCGTTGACGGTGCCACACTAGAAAATGTTAGCGATGTCGATCTACAGCAGTTCAGCGTGGGTGCTGACTACCGTCTAAGCAAAAATACCTTAGTATATGGTCACTACACTAAGTACGATGGCGACATAAAACTAGCTGGTGCAACGCAAGATCTAAGTGATGATATCTTCACTGTTGGTATGCGCTTCGACTTCTAA
- the tcdA gene encoding tRNA cyclic N6-threonylcarbamoyladenosine(37) synthase TcdA: protein MNNHTLSDAYLNRFAGIGRLYGQHALSFFAQAHVVVVGIGGVGTWVAESLARSGIGQITLIDLDDICVTNTNRQAHALKDTIGESKVEVMAQRLKQINPECIVNEVEDFITPENLSEYFQGKKQGGSIDYVVDCIDAVKAKTALIAWCKRQKLPIITVGGAGGQMDPTQVQVADLAKTYQDPLLAKVRNQLRREYNFSKNVARRFSIEAVFSTEQLVYPQADGTVCSTKATAEGSMRMDCASGFGAVTVVTGTFGFVATSRVLTKLAAKANAK from the coding sequence TTGAATAATCACACCTTGTCAGACGCTTACTTGAATCGCTTCGCAGGTATCGGTCGTTTATATGGCCAACACGCTTTAAGCTTTTTTGCACAGGCCCATGTGGTCGTTGTTGGGATCGGCGGTGTTGGCACCTGGGTGGCGGAGTCTTTGGCAAGAAGTGGTATCGGACAGATCACCCTCATCGATCTGGACGATATCTGTGTGACTAACACCAACAGGCAAGCTCACGCGTTAAAAGACACCATCGGCGAGTCTAAGGTCGAGGTGATGGCGCAGCGCCTAAAACAAATTAACCCTGAGTGTATCGTTAATGAGGTAGAAGACTTCATTACCCCTGAAAACTTATCTGAATATTTTCAGGGGAAAAAACAGGGCGGTAGCATAGATTACGTGGTGGACTGTATCGATGCAGTTAAGGCCAAGACAGCTTTAATTGCCTGGTGTAAGCGTCAAAAGCTACCCATTATTACCGTGGGTGGGGCTGGCGGCCAGATGGACCCGACTCAAGTTCAGGTTGCTGATTTAGCTAAGACTTATCAGGACCCTTTATTGGCAAAAGTGCGTAACCAATTAAGACGTGAATATAACTTCTCTAAGAATGTGGCTCGCCGCTTTTCAATCGAGGCGGTATTCTCCACTGAGCAGCTGGTTTACCCACAAGCCGATGGCACTGTATGCAGTACCAAGGCAACGGCTGAAGGCAGTATGAGAATGGATTGCGCCTCTGGCTTTGGAGCCGTCACCGTAGTGACAGGAACCTTTGGCTTTGTTGCGACGAGTCGGGTACTGACCAAGCTTGCTGCTAAGGCGAACGCTAAATAA
- a CDS encoding superinfection exclusion B family protein has protein sequence MQKVALKLSSFKMMSVKKMIFTAMLWLALACAALLFAPKALLTSLSLNDFSQQHAHFIGLGLIIGAAFLLTQILNYFLDEAISHLSDKRSIEIIEEKVKLLDPTERALLREFFLQGETILTLPEQETAVKSLLKAGILEHLGNQKHYAIQGSTADFKISMRARVHLNRQVLRFPVGEPSPEDMKNLIKARPHFVNSFVTPRKHAA, from the coding sequence ATGCAAAAAGTGGCTTTAAAACTATCTTCTTTTAAAATGATGTCGGTAAAAAAAATGATTTTTACAGCAATGCTATGGCTTGCACTGGCGTGTGCTGCACTATTATTTGCCCCTAAAGCTTTGTTGACCTCATTAAGCCTTAATGACTTTTCTCAACAGCATGCACACTTTATTGGTTTAGGTTTAATCATTGGTGCTGCCTTTTTATTGACACAGATTTTAAATTATTTCCTAGATGAGGCGATTAGCCACTTAAGTGATAAGCGTTCCATTGAAATTATTGAGGAAAAAGTAAAGCTGCTCGATCCGACGGAGAGGGCCCTATTAAGGGAGTTTTTCTTACAAGGTGAAACGATATTAACCTTACCAGAGCAAGAGACTGCCGTTAAAAGTTTATTGAAGGCAGGTATTTTGGAGCACTTAGGTAACCAGAAGCACTACGCCATCCAAGGATCGACTGCAGATTTTAAGATTTCAATGCGTGCTCGCGTTCACCTTAATCGTCAAGTTTTGCGTTTTCCAGTAGGAGAGCCAAGCCCTGAAGATATGAAGAACTTGATTAAGGCTAGGCCACATTTCGTCAACAGCTTTGTCACTCCGCGAAAGCATGCCGCTTAA